ttattagtaaaaatatataatttattgataattgttttaatataagagacaatttgtttcacttcaataaggaagcagttgattatcttattaatagagattatataagagaatcaattaattgtaatttatttaaatttttgtggggtgtgcctcagcaaaaaaaaattgacgggcccctagtccctgtggggcccctaggcttcggtctagtcagccttatgaataatatggccccggTAAGAAGGAGGGGAGGGCTTGCCTTAGCATCAGGATTGTGTCCTCACTTGAAAGAAAATTACAGTTACGTAAGTCAGTCTCTTGCTCAGAGGTAGAATAGTTTACTATTAAAAGTGATATCCTACTAGAAAGATGTAGTTGACCTGCATTGTCAATCTTCTTTATCAGTTGAGCTCAGTTTACAATAGATAGGAATATTTAGAAGGCCTGGAGTATTCCTGGGAGGTCTTACATAATATCTGTATGGGGGTGTCACAAGCTTGACATGATCTTCAAGGGGCTTTCTTAGGTGGTAGCCCTGCATATTCTGTGTGGATTAGATTTATGCTTAATTGCAATCATAAAATGTGCTTCCTTGGGCTGGCCCTCTTTAGGGTTGAGAGATGCTCAAGAATTTGAGTGTTCCTTAGCATGGAATGATTAGCTCAGGGctattttctggggaaagaagtggtggaactcagtgggttgctcttggagaaaatggtcacatggctggtggccccgccccctgatctccagacagaggggagttgagattgccctccgtgccacaagtcccctctgtctggagatcagggggcggggccaccagccatgtgaccattttcaagaggttccggaactccgttccaccgcgttcctgctgaaaaaaagccccggattAGCTAATGGGGAAAGCAACATTCAAACACTGCTGCTGCTCTTTTTGATAATTGCAGGAATGGATTGACCACAAATTGTGCTGGAATCCCGAGGACTATGGTGGGATCACTACAATTCGAGTCCCGTCTGAATCCCTCTGGCTCCCAGATATTGTATTGTTTGAAAAGTAAGTATAACAGCAATTAAATCAGtgtataatataattaaataattatACAAATATGCAATGTATAGTAGTGCACTTGTTCATTTGCGGGGgttttaaggggaaaaaaggctGTGAATTATTTATAGCATAGGTGGCATTTTACAAAATAACATAAAAAAGTGAGGTCTCAGCCCCAAGAAGCCTACAGTTTACATTTGTACAGAGCGGATGCAACCAAGGAAAAAACACGCACAAATGCAATTACAGGTACATTCGCTTTGTTCTGGAGATGGGTGAGTGGTGGGTCACAGAACTAACCCTATTGAGTTGCCAGTCCTTATAGAGCTGCTACTTGTGTGTGCTTTTGGGGAGGAGTTGATAGTGAACATGTGCAGAGAGCAAAATTGCCACACTTCTGCCTCTCTTTCAACACATACTGAGAGGAGCATCAGGACAAAGAACTACAGTCACTCAACAGTGAAGGGAATTCTTTTTTAGCACAGGTAGGCTCAGAAGTTTGCTCTCCTCTTCTTCTCACTTGACTGTGATGCTATGTGCCTTCTGCCATATGCTTGCAgatcagcagccctggaaccagagggagggaatagagccctacccagcactcccagaaaccggaccagatcaggcactaataatcagtgtgagccctcagccgaggtgcccactgagcttggccccagggcctggcagcagccctggaaccagaggggatagatccctatcctgccacacacacaaaaatcccggCTCAATGCACTCTTCCAGTCTCTCTCCCAGAAGGCTTGCAACagctccactgcctgctgaaactgaaagccagcctggacagtgccttttataaccagaggtcccatagagcaacacaggaggtctgtggttggcagtcagaactgcctaacagggtttgcaaggatgagattggagttcccatggccacagaacacccctccccctccctcccccctggagtCTGCTTCCATGTaatcaattgtaaccaatttggagctccacacttggaaggaagacctgcccatcaagctaaattgggcttagattggggtttccagggcgacagaaggagtgcagacagagttcacgCAGTCCCTGCgaccattgccaagggaattgattgaaggtgcctgactgtctggcttcacgaacagcggacgaacgcaatgaatgaggcttgcgacgaccgCTTGTTTGTCTAGAATGTGGTCttgtgaacagcttgttcgcgaaccgccaaacgggctgttcatggcttttttgcattcgtaatgctgtttgtgcccatgtctagtcctgggtCTCGAAGGTTTGAAGCAATTCTCTGGCAATTCTCTTATTCAAGATTCTATACCATTAAAGTTAAAATCTGTGACAGCACTAAAGAGCCCTGACTAATTTGACAACATGACAGCCAAGCTACTTCCTCTCAAAAGCACTTGGGGAAATATATGCCTCTCACTTGATGTCAAATATATATCCATATCTCTGAATCCCCCTGGGTAGAGGACCTTTGAATTAAAAAaggatgggtgggtggggaagtGGGACATGGGAGCAATATACGATTTTCACTGGTTCTCTGAGGTGTAACATTTacatatcccgccctccccgcaagtgggctcagggtgggtcacaacatcataaaaccacaatttcaAAAGATGTGTAtacaaaaaatgcaataaattacagtttaacgtcataaaacaatacaatatcaataaatattctgggtaggcacaacagatctcattagacagtggagcagaacaaaacaggcaaggggTCCAACAGttcctcaaccactctcataggcctggtggaacatcttcattttgcaggcccagtggaactgtaATGGGGGGTTCATACTTTCCTATCTTTCTCACCCATTGGTTTTCAGTGAGAGGTGCTTTTCAGTGAGTGGTGCTTTTTGGTGCTTTTAGGAAGGCTTGGGTTTCATTGATTCAGTCAGAAATTCCTTTCCTAGAGCTTTCAGGCTGATTACTGTCCAAATTAACTTCAGGGACAGTCTATTTCCAGTAGTTTCTTCAGGGGTTCCCTGAAAGTAAGAACATTTCCCTGTAATGGCTGGAATTGGGCTTTACCAGGTGAGTATTAAAAGTATTAACTGTGTGGAGAACTGCTCAGATGGTCTAAGTTCCCTGAAGAAACCACACTTGTTTTAGTAATGTATGAAGTAGGGCTGTCTCCTGATTAAATGAATGTTAGTTGGTTAATCGAGTATGTTTTATTCAATCAATCCATTAAATATATGTATGTTTTCATAGAAATGTGTGAAGACAAAAAAGCATAGCTAATGCCTACTACATGTGCCAGCAGGCGCCATCTTAGAAAAGGTATTTTTTCCTGTGTGTGGAAAAGAGGATTATATTTTCTAAGATGGCAACTGCTACCcacagagggtgtgtgtgtgtgtatgtaaatacTTACTTTTAACATAATTTTAAAGAGCCTTGCCCCTTCCCAATTAATAAAGGGCATTTTTGAACCATTCAAAAGTTTTTACAACTGACTTATGTTAGTAAACTGCTTCTTGAAAAAGATGCCAGGGAGCACTCTGCAAAGAATGAATTGCTATTGTTGAATGCCTGAATGGAACAAATAAATTGAAACTCTGCTATATCTGCTAAACCTCACATTTTGGTCTCTGATATTCTGAAGTCCCAGAGCACAGGTGAACAACAATTTCCATGTTGTtttgaatccagaggagttagctgtgttagtctatagttgcaaaatagtagagtccagtagcacctttaagactaaccaacttattcaTAGCATAAGAcccatctgacgatgcatctgatgaagagagctgtggttcttgaaagcttatgctacaaataagttgcttagtcttaaaagtgctactggactctctaccaTGTTGTTTTGTTTAGGATAGATTGTAAGTGTTCAAAGGCTGTTGAGATTTGATATAACGTATTGCAAGTTTTGTTTTTAGCAAGTGCCTATCTGCTATTAttgaaggtaaaggtaaaggtagtcccctgtgcaagcaccgagtcattactgacccatggggggacgtagcatcacaacgttttcttggcagactttttatggggtggtttgccattgccttccacagtcatctacactttacccccaggaaactgggtactcattttaccgaccttggaaggctggaaggctgagtcaaccttgaaccagctacctgaacccagcttccactgggatcgaactgactcatgagcagagcttggactgcagtactgcagcttaccactctgcgccacggggctcaaaGTGTTCAAAGGCTGTTAAGATTTGATATAATGTATTGCAAGTTTTGTTTTTAGCAAGTGCCTATCTGCTATTATTGAAGGTAGAGAAGGAAAAccagaatgaaagaaaaaaacgGAAATAGCCTGATATGCCATTCAAAAACtaatttctcctctccttctATCCCAGTGCTGATGGTCGCTTTGAAGGTTCATTGATGACAAAGGCAATTGTCAAATACAATGGGATCGTTGTCTGGACTCCTCCGGCCAGTTATAAAAGTTCCTGCACTATGGACGTGACCTTCTTTCCATTTGATAGGCAGAATTGCTCAATGAAGTTTGGATCATGGACTTACGATGGCCGAATGGTTGACTTAATCTTGGTCGATGAAAATGTGGACCGGACAGATTTCTTTGACAATGGGGAATGGGAAATTCTAAATGCAAAGGGTATGAAGGGAAACAGAAAAGACGGGTTGTATTCCTACCCTTTCATAACCTACTCCTTTGTTTTAAGACGCCTCCCGCTGTTTTACACTCTCTTCTTAATAGTACCATGCCTGGGATTATCGTTTTTAACTATTCTTGTTTTTTACTTGCCTTCGGATGAGGGAGAAAAACTATCGCTGTCAACCTCTGTTTTGGTCTCCCTTACTGTTTTTCTCTTAGTCATTGAGGAAatcattccctcctcctcaaaAGTCATACCTTTGATTGGCGAGTACTTGTTGTTCATCATGATTTTTGTAACCCTGTCCATCATTGTGACCATTTTCGTAATTAATGTGCACCACCGTTCCTCGGCCACCTACCACCCCATGGCTCCTTGGGTGAAAAGACTCTTCCTTCAGAAGCTACCCAGGCTGCTCTGCATGAAGGGACATGTGGACCGCTATTCGTTCTCTGAGCCTGAAGGAACACTGAAACAGAAGCCAGCAAGGAAACACAAGCACAAGCAGTTCAAAGATGGAGAAAAAATTGTGGTTGCTTTCCTGGAAAAAGCTGCTGATTCCATAAAGTATATCTCCAGGCATGTTAAAAAGGAACACTTCATCAGACAGGTATGTTAAGTCAGTGGGGGGGTTGACTCAAATCTTACATAcccccagggatttttttctggaaaagaggtggtggaactcagtgggttgtcctcagagaaaatggtcacatggccggtggccccgccccctgatctccagacataggggagtttagattgccctctgcggcaatccaaactcccctctgtctggagatcagggggcggggccaccggccatgtgaccattttcaagaggttccggaactccattccactgtgttccagctgaaaaaaagccctgcatatcccTATTGCCCGTCCATGTTGATTTTACACGTGCAAGGCAAGAGTACGCTCGTAAGATATTTTAACAGTTAAGGCATAACTAATCCGTATTCAGGGATCCTAAGAACACAGACTTACTTAACAATATAAAATGTGCCTTACTGCATGACCAGAGCTCACCAAGGCCAGCATCCgttgcaagaatattagcaggTTCTAAAGAGTCTATGGGAAACTGACCACCACTCCACCGATAGAACcggtcttatttttaaaaatctccttggGGTTAATTAATTTTTATGCAAAGTACTTGCACAATTTATTAAAATCTAGCAGAGTTACTGTTAGACAAAAGAATCCCCTTGAAGCCAATTGGGCTGGATAATTTGTATTTACCTTTCATGAAGCATTGGTTATGCAACATCATTGCCTTTCATGCCTCTTAATCTGCATTTCTGCACTAAATGGCTGACCCGAACTGTCAACACCAGTTAACATTGCAAATGAGGTGCTTAGAACCAATTAGCTTGTTAGCACTGCCTGGTGTTTGAAAACGTATGTGATGTTCAATGTGTTTTCCTTTAAAGGACTGATACTGTGGCTCAGTTCAGGCATAACACAAAACTATGGTTTCTTCTAGTTATGGCTAA
This genomic window from Eublepharis macularius isolate TG4126 chromosome 8, MPM_Emac_v1.0, whole genome shotgun sequence contains:
- the CHRNB3 gene encoding neuronal acetylcholine receptor subunit beta-3 translates to MMGGLSFIIVSLLCANSSAFTVFSSFAENEDALLRHLFQGYQKWIRPVKHSNDTIKVYFGLKISQLVDVDEKNQLMTTNVWLKQEWIDHKLCWNPEDYGGITTIRVPSESLWLPDIVLFENADGRFEGSLMTKAIVKYNGIVVWTPPASYKSSCTMDVTFFPFDRQNCSMKFGSWTYDGRMVDLILVDENVDRTDFFDNGEWEILNAKGMKGNRKDGLYSYPFITYSFVLRRLPLFYTLFLIVPCLGLSFLTILVFYLPSDEGEKLSLSTSVLVSLTVFLLVIEEIIPSSSKVIPLIGEYLLFIMIFVTLSIIVTIFVINVHHRSSATYHPMAPWVKRLFLQKLPRLLCMKGHVDRYSFSEPEGTLKQKPARKHKHKQFKDGEKIVVAFLEKAADSIKYISRHVKKEHFIRQVVQDWKFVAQVLDRIFLWLFLVVSVMGSVLIFTPALKMWLHSGL